Proteins found in one Solitalea lacus genomic segment:
- a CDS encoding complex I subunit 4 family protein, with the protein MINYITVLLVLFPLLGSVIVALTRGEQAKKLALGFSLVELVFALFALSKFDYANPDSQFIYNKPWVESLGISFKVGMDGISLLLVLLTTILVPLIILSSFRKEFRKPYAIYGLVLFMQAGLVGVFTSLDAFLFYVSWEAALIPIYFISAIWGGEDRIRVTFKFFVYTMFGSLFMLIGIIYLYMNTPEHSFDISQFYLVYLDKDTQSWLFWCFFLAFAIKMPVFPFHTWQPDTYTTAPTIGTMLLSGIMLKMGIYGVMRWLLPVFPLGVMQWGQTALILSLIGVVYASVIAFTQKDIKRLIAYSSIAHVGLISAGIFALNAQGMQGAMIQMISHGINVVGLFFAVEIVLERTKVRESYLLGGIAAKAPVFAATFLIILLGAVALPLTNGFVGEFLLLNSIYQYDIWYGVVAGLTIIFGAVYMLRMYQNVMFGKEGTASVGFTDIVGSEKLVLFLICAMVVFFGFQPKFLLQISEASVNNLLEIIKLKMQ; encoded by the coding sequence ATGATCAATTATATAACGGTATTACTGGTTTTATTCCCTCTACTAGGTTCAGTAATTGTTGCTTTAACCCGTGGAGAACAAGCTAAAAAACTTGCGCTTGGGTTTTCATTGGTGGAACTAGTGTTTGCTCTTTTTGCTTTGTCGAAGTTTGATTATGCAAACCCTGACTCGCAATTTATTTATAACAAACCTTGGGTTGAGTCATTAGGCATTAGTTTTAAGGTAGGTATGGACGGTATCAGCCTGTTGTTAGTTCTGTTGACAACAATTTTAGTTCCATTAATCATCCTTTCATCTTTTCGTAAAGAGTTTCGTAAGCCGTATGCTATTTATGGTTTGGTTCTTTTTATGCAAGCCGGATTGGTAGGTGTATTTACTTCTTTAGATGCATTTTTGTTTTATGTTTCGTGGGAAGCGGCGCTTATTCCAATCTATTTTATTTCTGCTATTTGGGGTGGCGAGGATCGTATACGTGTAACCTTTAAATTCTTTGTATATACCATGTTTGGTAGTTTGTTCATGTTAATTGGTATTATCTATTTATACATGAATACACCTGAGCATAGTTTTGATATCAGCCAGTTTTATTTAGTTTACTTAGATAAGGACACTCAGTCTTGGTTGTTCTGGTGTTTCTTTTTGGCATTTGCCATCAAGATGCCTGTATTCCCGTTCCATACTTGGCAGCCGGATACCTATACAACTGCTCCGACAATTGGAACTATGTTGTTATCAGGTATAATGCTTAAAATGGGTATTTATGGAGTAATGCGTTGGTTGTTACCTGTATTTCCATTAGGTGTAATGCAATGGGGGCAAACTGCATTGATATTATCATTAATCGGGGTGGTTTACGCTTCAGTTATTGCCTTCACTCAGAAAGATATAAAACGATTGATAGCATATTCATCAATTGCACACGTAGGATTAATCTCTGCTGGAATCTTTGCACTGAATGCTCAAGGAATGCAAGGAGCAATGATTCAAATGATATCTCACGGTATCAATGTTGTAGGTTTATTCTTTGCAGTTGAAATTGTTTTAGAGCGTACTAAAGTTCGTGAAAGTTACCTTTTAGGAGGTATTGCGGCTAAAGCTCCTGTGTTTGCAGCAACTTTCCTAATAATTTTATTGGGAGCAGTAGCTTTGCCACTAACTAACGGTTTTGTTGGGGAATTCTTATTGTTGAATAGTATTTATCAATACGACATTTGGTACGGTGTTGTTGCAGGATTAACGATCATTTTTGGAGCAGTATACATGTTGCGAATGTATCAAAATGTAATGTTTGGTAAAGAAGGAACTGCTTCTGTTGGCTTTACTGATATTGTTGGTTCTGAGAAATTGGTGCTTTTTCTTATCTGCGCTATGGTTGTATTCTTCGGATTTCAACCCAAATTTTTGCTACAGATTTCTGAGGCATCAGTAAATAACCTGCTTGAGATTATTAAATTAAAAATGCAATAA
- the nuoL gene encoding NADH-quinone oxidoreductase subunit L, whose protein sequence is MTEQLAWLIPVLPLIGFLINGLGYKKNPKGLVGLVGCASVLGSFILSILVFFDIKANGAKTIDLFDWISVGSLKIPFSFLLDQLTSIMLLIITGVGFLIHVYSTGYMHDDEGYGKYFAYLNLFVFFMLLLVMGSNYAIMFIGWEGVGLCSYLLIGFWFKNTEYASAAKKAFVMNRIGDLGFLIGIFMLFSTFGSISYADIFPNASTVSTSVLTTITLLLFVGAMGKSAQLPLYTWLPDAMAGPTPVSALIHAATMVTAGIYMIARSNVLYILSPVSMAVVAGIGLATAIFAAVIALTQNDIKKVLAYSTVSQLGYMFLGLGVGAFTGAFFHLMTHAFFKALLFLGAGSVIHAMSGEQDMRQMGGLKKHLPVTWFTMLMGTLAIAGIPPFSGFFSKDEILAHAFQVSPTIWAIGVGGALLTAFYMFRMFFLTFNGKFRGTEEQHHHLHESPASMTIPLIVLAVLSVIGGFVGVPEVLGGSHLLNEFLSPVFAQSIEILEHNQHGHLSHATEYALMAASVVGVLISIFYAYTVYVKKASVPAGDTARRSGLEKASYNKFYVDELYNAIFTRPLDNLSQIFYRVLDKSVIDGVVNGFGQLTQWSADKVRRVQTGNIGSYMFMMVVGIILILVFNFLF, encoded by the coding sequence ATGACGGAACAATTAGCCTGGCTGATACCTGTACTTCCCTTAATTGGTTTCCTAATCAACGGATTGGGTTACAAGAAAAATCCTAAAGGTTTAGTAGGTCTTGTTGGCTGTGCCAGTGTTTTAGGATCGTTTATCCTGAGCATTCTGGTATTTTTTGATATTAAAGCAAATGGAGCCAAAACCATAGATTTGTTTGATTGGATTTCGGTAGGTTCTTTAAAAATACCTTTCTCCTTCCTGCTTGATCAGCTTACCTCAATAATGCTGTTAATCATTACAGGAGTAGGTTTTCTTATCCACGTTTACTCAACCGGTTATATGCATGATGACGAAGGTTACGGTAAGTATTTCGCTTATCTTAATCTCTTCGTGTTTTTTATGTTATTGCTCGTTATGGGTTCTAACTATGCAATCATGTTCATTGGTTGGGAAGGTGTTGGGTTATGTTCTTATCTGTTAATCGGATTTTGGTTTAAAAATACCGAATATGCAAGTGCTGCTAAGAAGGCATTCGTCATGAACCGGATAGGTGACTTAGGGTTTTTGATTGGAATCTTCATGTTGTTCTCTACTTTTGGTAGTATCAGTTATGCTGATATTTTTCCGAATGCGTCAACCGTCAGTACTTCTGTTTTGACAACCATTACATTATTGCTTTTTGTTGGAGCTATGGGTAAGAGTGCTCAGCTGCCATTATATACATGGTTGCCTGATGCGATGGCGGGTCCAACTCCGGTTTCAGCACTCATCCACGCTGCTACCATGGTTACCGCAGGTATCTACATGATTGCCCGTTCAAATGTGTTATATATCTTATCTCCTGTTTCAATGGCTGTGGTTGCTGGGATAGGATTGGCTACGGCAATTTTTGCGGCTGTTATTGCTTTAACACAAAATGATATTAAAAAGGTATTGGCCTACTCAACGGTAAGCCAGTTAGGCTATATGTTCTTGGGTCTGGGTGTTGGTGCTTTTACAGGAGCATTTTTCCACTTAATGACTCATGCATTCTTTAAGGCGTTATTATTCTTAGGTGCAGGTAGTGTTATTCATGCTATGAGCGGTGAGCAGGATATGCGCCAAATGGGAGGTTTGAAAAAACACCTTCCTGTTACTTGGTTTACCATGTTAATGGGAACACTGGCAATTGCAGGTATTCCTCCATTCTCTGGTTTCTTCTCTAAAGATGAAATCTTGGCCCATGCATTCCAGGTTAGTCCTACTATTTGGGCTATAGGTGTGGGTGGTGCCTTGTTGACAGCTTTTTATATGTTCCGTATGTTCTTTTTAACCTTTAATGGTAAATTCAGAGGGACTGAAGAACAACATCATCATTTACACGAATCTCCGGCATCAATGACTATTCCGTTAATTGTATTAGCCGTGCTTTCTGTAATAGGAGGATTTGTTGGTGTGCCTGAAGTACTAGGTGGCTCGCACCTGTTGAATGAATTCTTATCGCCTGTTTTTGCTCAGTCAATAGAGATATTAGAGCATAACCAGCATGGTCATTTATCACATGCTACTGAATATGCATTAATGGCGGCTTCGGTCGTAGGCGTGTTAATTTCAATTTTCTACGCGTATACGGTGTATGTGAAAAAGGCTAGTGTTCCGGCAGGAGATACAGCTCGTCGTTCTGGATTGGAAAAAGCATCATATAATAAGTTTTATGTTGATGAATTATACAATGCAATCTTTACACGTCCATTAGATAATTTATCACAGATTTTCTATCGAGTATTAGATAAGTCGGTTATCGACGGAGTTGTAAATGGCTTTGGACAATTAACGCAGTGGTCGGCAGATAAAGTGCGTCGTGTGCAGACTGGTAATATAGGTAGCTATATGTTTATGATGGTGGTGGGTATTATTTTAATTCTGGTATTTAACTTTTTGTTTTAG
- the nuoK gene encoding NADH-quinone oxidoreductase subunit NuoK, producing MENITNAITLVPLNHYILLSSIIFFIGIIGVLTRRNAIVIFMSIELMLNAVNLLLTAFSAYRGDAAGQVFVFFIMAVAAAEVAVGLAIIVMIYRNTNSIDIDLLDKLKN from the coding sequence ATGGAAAATATAACAAACGCCATTACTCTGGTTCCGCTTAATCATTACATTCTGTTAAGCTCCATTATTTTCTTCATTGGTATTATCGGAGTACTTACTCGCCGAAATGCCATTGTTATATTCATGTCAATTGAGTTGATGTTAAATGCCGTTAACTTGTTGCTTACTGCTTTCTCTGCATATCGAGGGGATGCCGCAGGTCAGGTATTTGTATTTTTCATTATGGCTGTTGCAGCTGCCGAGGTTGCTGTAGGCTTAGCCATAATTGTAATGATTTACAGAAATACCAATTCGATTGATATCGATCTGTTAGATAAACTTAAAAATTAA